From Vitis vinifera cultivar Pinot Noir 40024 chromosome 14, ASM3070453v1, a single genomic window includes:
- the LOC100259977 gene encoding probable serine/threonine-protein kinase PBL7, translating into MPIVEPMEYCRCFGFRKGRKYRGSDSMQKLQPSRTSTDPELPSGSKPEASVATDGVAGNKTRTFTFRELATATNNFRQESLIGEGGFGTVYKGKIEGLDQVVAVKMLNKSGLQGNKEFLVEVLMLSLLCHPNLVNMIGYCAEGDQRLLVYEFLPLGSLERHLHDLPPDKEPLDWNTRMKIACGAAKGLSYLHHEAQPPVIYRDLKSSNILLDEGFYPKLSDFGFAKFGPVEDKSHVSTRVMGTHGYCAPEYATTGKLTIKSDTYSFGVVLLELITGQFAIDPTRGHGKKMLVDRVLPILKDPKNYPRLADPRLKGQFPESALHHAIELASMCVRENANARPLMKEVVLALDYLVAHPYDPNADKDSRKRGVRTSENGADLKGPEKETIEVGKKLNSTIDREQAVAEAKKWGESWRDMKEKGQSSSCNS; encoded by the exons ATGCCAATCGTGGAACCAATGGAGTATTGTCGCTGCTTTGGTTTTAGGAAGGGGAGGAAATACCGAGGCAGCGACAGTATGCAAAAATTACAGCCATCCAGGACCTCCACCGACCCTGAACTGCCTTCAG GATCAAAACCAGAAGCATCAGTTGCAACAGATGGGGTTGCGGGTAACAAGACTCGTACATTCACATTCCGAGAACTTGCAACTGCAACAAACAATTTTAGGCAAGAGTCCCTTATAGGAGAAGGTGGATTTGGGACTGTTTATAAAGGGAAAATTGAAGGACTGGATCAG GTTGTAGCTGTTAAAATGCTAAATAAGAGTGGGCTCCAAGGGAATAAGGAATTTTTGGTAGAAGTTCTGATGCTTTCTCTCCTGTGCCACCCAAACCTTGTCAATATGATAGGTTACTGTGCTGAAGGGGACCAGCGCCTTCTCGTCTATGAATTCTTGCCTTTAGGATCCTTGGAACGTCACCTCCATG ATCTTCCCCCGGATAAGGAGCCATTGGATTGGAACACAAGGATGAAGATAGCATGTGGTGCAGCCAAAGGATTGAGCTACCTACACCATGAAGCGCAGCCTCCTGTCATATACAGAGACCTAAAATCATCTAACATTTTGTTGGATGAGGGTTTCTATCCAAAACTGTCTGATTTTGGGTTCGCTAAGTTCGGTCCAGTTGAAGATAAGTCCCATGTCTCGACCAGGGTGATGGGCACCCATGGTTACTGTGCTCCTGAGTATGCCACAACGGGGAAACTAACAATCAAGTCTGACACATATAGTTTTGGGGTAGTTTTATTGGAGCTGATCACTGGACAATTTGCAATAGATCCCACCCGTGGCCATGGAAAAAAGATGCTTGTTGATAGG GTACTCCCCATATTAAAAGACCCCAAGAACTATCCCCGGTTGGCAGATCCACGGCTGAAGGGCCAGTTCCCAGAGTCTGCTCTACACCACGCTATAGAGCTGGCATCCATGTGTGTCCGGGAAAATGCTAATGCCCGTCCCCTAATGAAAGAAGTGGTGCTTGCTTTGGATTACTTGGTGGCCCATCCCTATGATCCCAACGCAGACAAGGATTCGAGGAAGAGAGGAGTAAGGACATCTGAGAATGGGGCAGATTTGAAAGGCCCTGAGAAGGAGACAATAGAAGTGGGGAAGAAGTTGAACAGCACCATAGATCGGGAGCAAGCAGTTGCAGAGGCCAAGAAGTGGGGGGAGAGTTGGAGAGACATGAAAGAAAAAGGGCAGAGTAGTAGTTGTAATAGCTAA
- the LOC100265179 gene encoding uncharacterized protein LOC100265179 isoform X1, protein MGCICIRSRRRLLSFHVFLWVCSIFTFFGLFLLTMRSVDPSIGNPFPIKSLEGNVSFGSDIKGCATVEEMGEIFVGGFREENLRVRRMIQDHFALHGASRVRDLPPVHFCSHGFVLGKASEAGFGNEMYKILTAAALSIMLNRSLIIGQTRGKFPFGDYISYTDLAFTLREVKHLWRQNGCEEKYGRPLVVRIDNFEKPAQTNVLCSNWREWEQSIIWFQGTTDAVAAQFFLKNVHPEMRKAASDLFGSPEFLLSRANVYGELMRVLISPSDDVKAAVNWVLGGGGDPDISLHMRMLMNRSVRAVQAALNCIRKAMRNLHEVSRPRVVLISDTPSLVKEITPIVDEFAESSQVIHFDYQLYKGNISAEVNGVHKLDFRVKDWGPAPRWVAFVDFFLASRAKHAVVSGAHRRVGTTYAQLVAALAAANKLEESTSSSWNFSFFSSFQSNLLVEGLVTQVGWGHVWNRFAGPLSCHSQSNQCAHTPLLPPAWWDGLLQSPIPRDIRRLEAFGINLSGLGTFDENQLLTFCNSRKNIVLTLPISQM, encoded by the exons ATGGGGTGCATTTGCATCCGATCCAGACGGAGGCTACTGTCCTTCCACGTATTTCTCTGGGTATGCTCGATCTTTACTTTCTTTGGCCTCTTTCTTCTCACTATGAGATCCGTCGACCCTTCTATCGGAAACCCGTTTCCCATCAAATCTCTTGAGGGAAATGTGAGTTTTGGAAGCGATATAAAGGGGTGCGCCACGGTCGAAGAAATGGGGGAAATTTTTGTTGGAGGGTTTCGGGAGGAGAACCTCAGAGTCAGAAGGATGATTCAAGATCACTTTGCTTTGCATG GTGCTTCTAGAGTCCGCGACCTTCCTCCAGTGCATTTCTGTAGTCATGGTTTTGTGCTGGGGAAGGCATCAGAAGCAGGATTTGGCAATGAAATGTACAAGATCTTGACTGCTGCAGCATTGAGTATCATGTTGAACCGGTCCCTGATCATCGGGCAAACCAG GGGCAAATTTCCTTTTGGGGATTACATATCCTACACTGATCTTGCCTTTACCCTGAGAGAAGTCAAGCATCTGTGGAGACAGAATGGTTGTGAAGAGAAGTATGGAAGACCTCTGGTTGTGAGAATTGATAATTTTGAGAAGCCAGCACAAACCAATGTCCTTTGTAGCAATTGGAGGGAGTGGGAGCAATCTATCATATG GTTCCAAGGTACAACAGATGCTGTGGCAGCTCAATTTTTTCTGAAGAATGTACACCCTGAAATGAGGAAAGCTGCTTCTGATTTATTTGGATCTCCAGAATTTCTTCTGTCTAGGGCTAACGTATATGGAGAGCTGATGAGAGTTCTAATATCTCCTTCAGATGATGTTAAAGCAGCAGTGAATTGGGTCCTTGGTGGTGGAGGGGATCCTGATATCTCATTGCACATGAGAATGCTTATGAATAG GTCTGTGAGAGCAGTGCAGGCAGCGTTGAATTGCATCAGAAAAGCAATGCGCAATCTGCATGAGGTGTCTAGACCCAGGGTGGTATTGATTTCAGATACCCCATCTCTTGTAAAAGAGATCACACCAATCGTAGATGAGTTTGCAGAG TCTTCCCAGGTTATTCATTTTGATTATCAACTTTACAAGGGAAACATATCTGCTGAGGTAAATGGAGTGCATAAGTTGGACTTCAGAGTGAAGGATTGGGGGCCAGCTCCTAGATGGGTTGCATTTGTGGACTTCTTTCTTGCATCACGTGCAAAGCATGCTGTTGTTTCTGGGGCTCACAGGCGTGTGGGAACTACCTATGCTCAGTTAGTCGCTGCATTAGCTGCAGCAAACAAACTCG AGGAGAGTACTTCTAGTTCCTGGAACTTTTCCTTCTTCAGCAGCTTCCAGAGTAATTTGTTGGTGGAAGGTTTGGTGACTCAAGTGGGCTGGGGACATGTTTGGAACAGATTTGCTGGCCCATTGAGTTGTCATAGCCAGTCCAATCAATGTGCTCACACACCACTTCTTCCTCCTGCTTGGTGGGATGGACTTTTGCAATCTCCCATTCCACGGGATATCCGCAGGTTGGAAGCCTTTGGAATCAATTTATCTGGTTTGGGTACATTCGATGAAAATCAGCTTCTAACTTTCTGTAATTCGAGGAAAAATATTGTACTAACTCTTCCAATTTCACAAATGTAG
- the LOC100265179 gene encoding uncharacterized protein LOC100265179 isoform X2 translates to MGCICIRSRRRLLSFHVFLWVCSIFTFFGLFLLTMRSVDPSIGNPFPIKSLEGNVSFGSDIKGCATVEEMGEIFVGGFREENLRVRRMIQDHFALHGASRVRDLPPVHFCSHGFVLGKASEAGFGNEMYKILTAAALSIMLNRSLIIGQTRGKFPFGDYISYTDLAFTLREVKHLWRQNGCEEKYGRPLVVRIDNFEKPAQTNVLCSNWREWEQSIIWFQGTTDAVAAQFFLKNVHPEMRKAASDLFGSPEFLLSRANVYGELMRVLISPSDDVKAAVNWVLGGGGDPDISLHMRMLMNRSVRAVQAALNCIRKAMRNLHEVSRPRVVLISDTPSLVKEITPIVDEFAEVIHFDYQLYKGNISAEVNGVHKLDFRVKDWGPAPRWVAFVDFFLASRAKHAVVSGAHRRVGTTYAQLVAALAAANKLEESTSSSWNFSFFSSFQSNLLVEGLVTQVGWGHVWNRFAGPLSCHSQSNQCAHTPLLPPAWWDGLLQSPIPRDIRRLEAFGINLSGLGTFDENQLLTFCNSRKNIVLTLPISQM, encoded by the exons ATGGGGTGCATTTGCATCCGATCCAGACGGAGGCTACTGTCCTTCCACGTATTTCTCTGGGTATGCTCGATCTTTACTTTCTTTGGCCTCTTTCTTCTCACTATGAGATCCGTCGACCCTTCTATCGGAAACCCGTTTCCCATCAAATCTCTTGAGGGAAATGTGAGTTTTGGAAGCGATATAAAGGGGTGCGCCACGGTCGAAGAAATGGGGGAAATTTTTGTTGGAGGGTTTCGGGAGGAGAACCTCAGAGTCAGAAGGATGATTCAAGATCACTTTGCTTTGCATG GTGCTTCTAGAGTCCGCGACCTTCCTCCAGTGCATTTCTGTAGTCATGGTTTTGTGCTGGGGAAGGCATCAGAAGCAGGATTTGGCAATGAAATGTACAAGATCTTGACTGCTGCAGCATTGAGTATCATGTTGAACCGGTCCCTGATCATCGGGCAAACCAG GGGCAAATTTCCTTTTGGGGATTACATATCCTACACTGATCTTGCCTTTACCCTGAGAGAAGTCAAGCATCTGTGGAGACAGAATGGTTGTGAAGAGAAGTATGGAAGACCTCTGGTTGTGAGAATTGATAATTTTGAGAAGCCAGCACAAACCAATGTCCTTTGTAGCAATTGGAGGGAGTGGGAGCAATCTATCATATG GTTCCAAGGTACAACAGATGCTGTGGCAGCTCAATTTTTTCTGAAGAATGTACACCCTGAAATGAGGAAAGCTGCTTCTGATTTATTTGGATCTCCAGAATTTCTTCTGTCTAGGGCTAACGTATATGGAGAGCTGATGAGAGTTCTAATATCTCCTTCAGATGATGTTAAAGCAGCAGTGAATTGGGTCCTTGGTGGTGGAGGGGATCCTGATATCTCATTGCACATGAGAATGCTTATGAATAG GTCTGTGAGAGCAGTGCAGGCAGCGTTGAATTGCATCAGAAAAGCAATGCGCAATCTGCATGAGGTGTCTAGACCCAGGGTGGTATTGATTTCAGATACCCCATCTCTTGTAAAAGAGATCACACCAATCGTAGATGAGTTTGCAGAG GTTATTCATTTTGATTATCAACTTTACAAGGGAAACATATCTGCTGAGGTAAATGGAGTGCATAAGTTGGACTTCAGAGTGAAGGATTGGGGGCCAGCTCCTAGATGGGTTGCATTTGTGGACTTCTTTCTTGCATCACGTGCAAAGCATGCTGTTGTTTCTGGGGCTCACAGGCGTGTGGGAACTACCTATGCTCAGTTAGTCGCTGCATTAGCTGCAGCAAACAAACTCG AGGAGAGTACTTCTAGTTCCTGGAACTTTTCCTTCTTCAGCAGCTTCCAGAGTAATTTGTTGGTGGAAGGTTTGGTGACTCAAGTGGGCTGGGGACATGTTTGGAACAGATTTGCTGGCCCATTGAGTTGTCATAGCCAGTCCAATCAATGTGCTCACACACCACTTCTTCCTCCTGCTTGGTGGGATGGACTTTTGCAATCTCCCATTCCACGGGATATCCGCAGGTTGGAAGCCTTTGGAATCAATTTATCTGGTTTGGGTACATTCGATGAAAATCAGCTTCTAACTTTCTGTAATTCGAGGAAAAATATTGTACTAACTCTTCCAATTTCACAAATGTAG
- the LOC100249768 gene encoding uncharacterized protein LOC100249768 yields MGSTFNPLILIEKLSKLNSSQQSIETLSHWCIFHMNKAKQVVETWDRQFHCSPSEQRLAFLYLANDILQNSRRKGSEFVGEFWKVLPDALRDVMENGDEFGRNAVLRLIGIWEERKVFGSRGQILKEEFGGRQLENSNRNGKHLGFKLKQSAGNTLEKIVSGYQVIYGGQLDEDVILRKCTNAISYVEKADKGIDGGINSAQQNGSGFVEELQGQHTILRDCIEQLTLVESSRASLVSNLREALQEQEFKLDQVRNQLQAAQFQAEQAGNMCRRLLKCNNNTQLLAEQSLKETRTTEALLSFVPGTVEQSAPVMFTRQVSFPEKPGHIEEDPRKSAAAAVAAKLTASTSSAQMLTFVLSSLASEGVIGNPTKESSGDYPAEKRTKLENDQSAYTPQNPQPSVSAFPNLDQLQHNVSTTTQQSTPSEQPPPPSSPPPLPPMPPMPPYQVPQYMQAAGSMTNIPYSYGMTQQQPPSAANYPTVGPPVSSISSFTTPPANSYQSFQGSEGGFYGQPSSLPMAPISRR; encoded by the exons ATGGGAAGTACATTCAATCCACTGATTTTGATCGAAAAGCTGTCCAAGCTCAACAGTTCACAACAGAGCATAGAGA CTTTATCACATTGGTGTATTTTCCATATGAATAAAGCAAAACAAGTTGTTGAAACATGGGATAGACAATTTCATTGTTCCCCATCTGAGCAGCGACTCGCCTTCCTATATCTTGCAAATGACATCTTGCAGAATAGTAGGCGAAAGGGTTCAGAGTTTGTTGGTGAATTTTGGAAGGTTCTTCCTGATGCTCTCCGTGACGTAATGGAGAATGGGGATGAGTTTGGAAGAAATGCTGTACTGCGTCTG ATTGGTATAtgggaagaaagaaaagtttttgGTTCTCGTGGCCAAATTCTTAAGGAAGAGTTTGGGGGAAGGCAACTGGAAAACAGTAATAGAAATGGGAAGCATTTAGGCTTTAAACTG AAGCAGTCTGCTGGAAATACATTGGAAAAAATAGTTTCGGGCTATCAAGTTATTTATGGTGGTCAACTTGATGAAGATGTCATATTGAGAAAATGCACTAATGCTATTAGCTATGTTGAGAAAGCAGATAAGGGAATTGATGGTGGTATTAATTCAG CACAACAGAATGGGTCTGGATTTGTAGAGGAGCTGCAGGGGCAACACACTATTCTGAGAGACTGTATCGAACAGCTTACATTAGTTGAATCATCCAGAGCAAGTCTCGTGTCTAATTTGAGAGAGGCTCTTCAGGAGCAG GAATTCAAACTGGATCAAGTTCGTAATCAACTCCAG GCTGCTCAGTTCCAAGCAGAACAGGCAGGTAACATGTGTCGACGGTTACTAAAATGTAATAACAACACACAATTGCTTGCTGAGCAGAGTTTGAAGGAAACTCGCACCACCGAAGCACTTCTGAGTTTTGTACCAGGAACAGTGGAACAATCTGCTCCAGTAATGTTCACAAGGCAGGTGTCTTTTCCCGAAAAACCTGGTCACATTGAAGAAGATCCCAGAAAATCTGCAGCAGCTGCAGTGGCAGCAAAGCTCACCGCATCAACATCCTCGGCCCAGATGCTCACTTTTGTTCTCTCCTCCTTGGCATCAGAGGGTGTGATTGGCAATCCAACAAAAGAATCATCTGGTGATTATCCTGCTGAAAAGAGAACTAAGCTTGAGAATGACCAATCTGCTTACACACCTCAGAATCCTCAACCATCAGTTTCTGCTTTTCCAAATCTAGACCAGCTCCAGCATAATGTGTCAACCACCACCCAACAATCAACTCCGAGTGAGCAACCACCTCCCCCTTCATCTCCTCCTCCATTGCCACCAATGCCACCTATGCCCCCCTATCAGGTGCCCCAGTACATGCAGGCTGCTGGATCAATGACTAACATACCATACAGCTATGGCATGACCCAACAACAGCCACCTTCAGCTGCTAACTACCCAACAGTTGGGCCCCCAGTCTCCAGCATTTCTTCCTTTACAACACCTCCAGCAAATTCTTACCAAAGTTTTCAGGGTTCAGAAGGTGGTTTCTACGGCCAGCCATCATCTTTGCCAATGGCACCAATTTCTAGGCGGTAG
- the LOC100254900 gene encoding glutaredoxin-C1 → MHYQTESWGSYMPTRSVGDPLERIERLASENAVVIFSISSCCMCHAIKRLFCGMGVNPTVYELDEDPRGKEMEKALMRLLGSSSAVPVVFIGGKLVGAMDRVMASHINGTLVPLLKDAGALWL, encoded by the coding sequence ATGCATTATCAGACGGAATCGTGGGGCTCCTACATGCCAACAAGGAGCGTTGGAGACCCATTGGAGCGCATAGAGAGACTGGCCTCAGAGAATGCGGTGGTGATATTCAGCATCAGTTCTTGCTGTATGTGCCACGCCATTAAGAGGCTCTTCTGCGGGATGGGCGTGAACCCCACGGTCTACGAGCTCGACGAGGACCCCAGAGGGAAGGAGATGGAGAAGGCCTTGATGAGGCTTCTGGGTAGTTCCTCGGCGGTTCCGGTGGTCTTCATCGGCGGGAAGCTCGTCGGAGCAATGGACAGAGTCATGGCCTCCCATATTAATGGGACGCTGGTGCCTCTCCTCAAGGACGCCGGTGCTCTCTGGCTTTAA
- the LOC100242889 gene encoding transcription factor bHLH30, with the protein MDSNSWNSASSRGSDCFQVFDPFSHNTGGDRGVVRGGSLVLDSDRGELVKAPVIKVKKEVPEAKAMAALKSHSDAERRRRERINAHLDTLRGFVPCTEKMDKATLLAEVIQQVKELKRNATKASKGLLLPIEEDEVRVEPHDDRTDGAFSLRASVCCDYRPELLSYIKQALDTLPINTVKAEISTLGGRMKNVFVFTSCKQGNSNDSKAHMLLASSVHQALSSILYKVSTSPEFSPRTTHPKKRRRVSIFDSSSSSSSEQRFW; encoded by the exons ATGGATTCAAACTCCTGGAACTCAGCCTCTTCACGTGGGTCCGATTGTTTTCAAGTGTTCGACCCATTCTCGCATAATACAGGAGGGGATAGAGGGGTTGTGCGAGGTGGGTCTTTGGTGTTGGATTCTGACAGAGGAGAGCTCGTGAAGGCTCCGGTCATAAAGGTGAAAAAGGAGGTGCCGGAGGCGAAGGCTATGGCGGCTTTGAAGAGTCATAGCGACGCCgagaggagaagaagagagagaatcAATGCTCATCTGGATACGCTTCGCGGCTTCGTGCCATGCACTGAAAAG ATGGACAAAGCTACATTGCTTGCTGAAGTTATCCAGCAAGTGAAAGAACTAAAAAGGAATGCCACCAAAGCAAGTAAAGGATTACTCCTTCCAATAGAAGAAGATGAAGTAAGAGTAGAACCACATGATGACAGAACAGATGGAGCTTTTTCTTTGAGGGCATCTGTGTGTTGCGATTACCGACCTGAGCTTCTATCTTATATAAAACAAGCTCTTGACACCCTTCCTATAAATACAGTAAAGGCCGAGATCTCTACTTTGGGAGGACGGATGAAAAATGTATTTGTTTTCACCAGCTGCAAACAAGGGAACAGCAATGATTCCAAGGCACACATGCTTCTTGCAAGCTCTGTCCACCAGGCCCTGAGTTCTATCCTGTATAAAGTTTCCACCTCACCAGAATTCTCTCCAAGAACAACACATCCAAAGAAGCGACGAAGGGTTTCCATTTTTGATTCTTCGAGCTCCTCTTCTTCAGAGCAGAGATTTTGGTGA